ACACCATTAAATCTACTCTAATAGCAGACTTCATGCCAACCAAACTAATTGTAGCATTCAAGTGCACGATATTACATCACACCAGGCCAATCAAGggaattttcttttacttttacaGGTTCAGTTCAAACTCAAAGGAAAAAATCAACACGTAAAACCagatattttatagtttttcttattgtttttctCTAGACgtttgagttaatttttatCAGTAGTTCAGATGTCATGATCTACTTATGGCACTCTTTGACATCTTTTTTaatatctcattttcttcacgTTCCACAGGTGTATAGAGCTTGCGCATGCATATACGAGcgagaaataataaaattcacttGGTTAAGTAGTTAATGTAAATACTGTAGgtcataatcaaatttatatgcCAATACCTAATCTAATGTGGGGGTTTTAAGGAGCATATTAGCTACATTTTAACTAACGTTAGAGTATGCCTAAGCCAATAAGGATGCTCTTGATTGGACATAAAGAGAATATGAAAGATAAAACTAAAggataaactatatatatagcgTAAGGAGAATGGACAAAAAGATGGATGATTGGCAACAAAAAGAGGGATCTACTTCCGTTAACATctgggggagagagagggagaaacaTAAATGTTTGAGGCTACTTTCCAAGAGTAAAGTCATTGTAGAGAATTTAGTAAAAATGAAGAGCTTGTATTCAATCATGTTTATAGTGAATTTCCCACCCAAGATTCGTAGATGTATTCCTCAgtgtcgaaccacgtaaataattgaattcatTAGTCCGAGCCATTTATCATTAAGCAAACCATGAATTAACATTCCAAGCACACCACCACCAAGAACCGCCACATGAAAGGAGAGTCATTCTATCAGCCTGTTGAGGCCGAGAAATACATCAACAACAAATATATTATTGATGTAGAAATTTGTCACATTTActattaccaaaaaaaaaaaaaaatgtagtttgattttttataattataatactttcaTCAATAAGTAATGTATTTATAGACCAATTAATagagaataaaattatatatgaaagctcaattaaaaaaatattggtttTGTCCCAACTTATATGTAATGTCTAGCTGGAATATTCCATTTTAGGATGAGATCTCTCCTTATCTTCACAGAGGAGGAATCCTTGCATGGGAGTTCCCAACCACACATGACTATCTATCCTCTTCACGTTAAAAAGGTAATTAAAAAACAAGAAGTTAGGGAGAAAGGAGATGTATGAATGTAGGGGTCAGGCAAGCCGAAATATTAAAGCCATTGGTCAATAATTCAGCAAAAACAAAATCTTTATGCAAATTTCATTCAGGTTCATAAACAGATAACATTTTGCTTATAACTCGAAACGGgtggaaataaaataaaaaagaagaaaagagaaacccaaaatAAACCCACAACCAGACAAACAGTCAAAACAGTAAAAGACTTGTCGCTGAGGGACATAGAATAGCAATATCCATCCCTCCCGGCAGCTTGGTGGCCATGACCTTGCGGCAAAAACTAAACCACGCACAACGGTGGAAAGTAAACTTGTTATTGGATTTATGGCCACTGTCCAACCACCAATCCCTGCTTCCCAGCTAATTCTGCCAAAACCAAGATCCACCAAAATGATGCAAACTCCCCCCCGATTACTTCCGGCCACGTATCCGAGGACCTTTACCACTCTATTTGGAAAGTTCTTATCCGGGTTTAGACCCGTTTCCACCACCAGAGTTGCAGAACCAAGATCTGATGTTCTTGGGGATGAAACACTAGCCGACATCAAAACAGAGCTTTACCAGGCACTACAAGGTATGCCAAGTCGAGTTTtggtatgattttttttctttaaaatattgcTCTACTTTAATGGATATGGTGAGAAATTTGAGGTGAAGTGTAATATGGATTGCATCTAAACATCTTTCTAAGGAGTGAATAGAGGGATATTTGGAATCCCATCTGCAAAGAAATCCGAGATTGAAGGTTTGGTGAAGCTGCTAGAGTCTCAAAATCCAACTCCAGACCCTACTTCGAAACTAGAGAAGGTATATTTCCAATCATGAGTGTGCAAATGCAGGGGATTTGTAGTTAAGTGAATGGTATTCTGTATTGTTTCTATAATTGGAAGGAGGGATGCTTAAACTTAGTTCaaagtttatttatttcctttcgTTTCTAAAATTGGAAGGTGGATGGATGCTGGAAACTAGTTTACAGTACAATTACAATCTTGGGTTCCAAGAGAACCAAGCTAGGATTGAGAGATTTCATTTCCTTGGGGGATTTTCTCCAGACAATTGATACTGCCAAGGTATTTATCTTTCAAGATTCCGTTTCATTATTGAACTTTTCTGCCATATGTGTTATTGAATATTCCATCTCTTTACCAAAATTAATCTTTGCTAATGTGCCAAAATGGAGGGAAAAGCAGTGAATGTGATCAAGTTCAGTGCGAAGGCACTAAATTTGTTGAATGGAACGCTCACTATCGAGGCCTCCTTCAAGATTGCATCGAAATCAGTTAAGagctttatttcttttccacttgctttctgcattttttctttgattctaCATTTTCTACTCAAGCTCAAAAGTAATTAATCTGTCTTCGTTTCCTATTGTGCAGAGAGTGGAGATTAATTTCGACAAGTCGTCAATCACTCCCGACCAAGTACGCTACTTTCTTGTTTCATATTCTCcagtatttttttcttctcaaatgGGAAGTAATTGATGGCTACAACcttaaattcatttgtttgtGCATCTGTTAACGATAGTTGATGAAAGTGTTCCGGAAAAACTATGATCTTCTGCTCGGAATCTTCACTCCACAAGGCTGGCTCGAGATTACGTATCCTTAACCATCCTTTTATTTGGTATTTTTGAGTTGCTAGCATTGATTTTTTTCGGACCTTTTCTTAATCCAATCCCCTTTAGATATGTAGATGATGGCATGAGGATAGGGAGGGATGATAAGGGCAATATCTTCATATTAGAGAGATCAGGAGAAGGTGAACCTTAGCCTCTCCATGTTAGAACGTGGTCACTTTGGCAGGATTTAGTTGCTTAACAATCAATTTGCTTCAAATATTTTTGAAGCTTACATTAATTTCCTCCCCTTCTGCCATTACAACACAAAATTTGGTCATGATATGGTATCTGGTACAATGCCAAGCAAAAATTACCTTGCCTCTGACTTCAATAAACGTTATGcagaaattttaaaagaaaaaagttcaaaatatgatccatttttaagattttaacaTCTCAGTGTAATTAAATGCTTTTATATCTTATTCTCATTATTTTCTATTGTGAAAAcgataataataaagtaaaagtaaataagaaataatcaaataatcaatCACACAATAAAAATTTACTTGGTTTGGCAATGTGCCTACATCCATTGAGTTACAGAGGATTCTGTTATGTTTAGGAATCACAAGATACAATAAGAAGTGATTTTTCATTGTTCAAAACAGCCATATTGTACAAAATAAGCATATTTATAAAGTTATATGGTGAAAATCCTAATTTTCAGGTTTTTGCAATATTTGATTGAGTGGAGTGTCGAGCGCGCATCGAGCAAACTCTCTGTCTGAGTTTCACTCGAGCACTAAGTCGAGTGATTGCCAAACAAATTCTTTGCTTGGGCTTCAAGCGAGACTTGAGCGAATTTTCTGTCTGATCTTTGCTCGAGCTGAAAGTCGAGCAAGCTTTTTTTATCTTGGTGCTTCTTGAGTGAAAAACAATGCCAGAAAATGCTTAATTG
This is a stretch of genomic DNA from Carya illinoinensis cultivar Pawnee chromosome 3, C.illinoinensisPawnee_v1, whole genome shotgun sequence. It encodes these proteins:
- the LOC122303410 gene encoding fibrillin protein 5 homolog: MATVQPPIPASQLILPKPRSTKMMQTPPRLLPATYPRTFTTLFGKFLSGFRPVSTTRVAEPRSDVLGDETLADIKTELYQALQGVNRGIFGIPSAKKSEIEGLVKLLESQNPTPDPTSKLEKVDGCWKLVYSTITILGSKRTKLGLRDFISLGDFLQTIDTAKGKAVNVIKFSAKALNLLNGTLTIEASFKIASKSRVEINFDKSSITPDQLMKVFRKNYDLLLGIFTPQGWLEITYVDDGMRIGRDDKGNIFILERSGEGEP